The genomic DNA GCTCCGGGTCGTGGTGGTCGACGACAACCCGGTGGTCCGGGCCGGTCTGACGGCCCTGCTGTCGGGCCGCGCGGACATCACGGTCGTAGCGGAGGCGGCGGACGGCCGCGAGGCCTACGAGGCGGCACACCTGCACCGCCCCGACGTGGTCCTCCTGGACGTCCGCATGCCGGGCGTCGACGGCATCTCGGCGCTTCCGTACCTGGTGCGGATCGCGCCGGTCGTGATGCTCACGTACAGCAGGGAGTCGGAGATCGTCCAGGAGGCGCTGCGGCGCGGAGCGGGCGGTTATCTGGTCCACGGCGAGTTCACGGCGGACGAACTGGTGGCCGCCGTAAGGGACATCAGGCAGGGCAGGGCCCATTTCACGCCATCGGCGGCGGGCGCGCTGCTGGCGCAGCTCAGACAGCAGCAGGCGGCCGGTTCACTGCCCGAGGGCCTGGGCTCCTACGAGTCTCAACTAAGTGCGAATGCACACGGGATAGAACCCTCGACAGCCCGGCCATCACTGACTTCTGCCAAAACACTTTCGCAACTGCAACCGAATGTGGGACAGTTGTCGTCGGACAGGTCACGGTTCCAACTGAGCGCGAGGGAGGCGGAGATCATGGACCACATCGCGTCCGGCATGACCAACCAGCAGATCGCCGCCACCTGCTTCATCTCCGAGAAGACCGTCAAGAACCACATCAACCGCATCTTCGCCAAGCTCCACAGCACCAGCCGCTCCGAGGCAGCGGCCAAGTGGCTTGGTACGACGCCGGGTTCGGCCCGAGGACTGGGGTGACCGATGACGCGGCGGCGGGGGACCCAACTGCCGGGCCTACGGCCCCGGTTCGGCGACGGGCGGGCCCAGTGCGAAGACAGGGACTCCGATTGGGCCCGATTTTGGGCCCTGGGACCCTCTGGCGTACCTCTGGAACGGGCATACCGTTCTCATGTCGAGAGCGGCACCGGCGACGAGGAAGCCGGTAACGCGTCATTCGGAGGGGAACAGTATGAGCAACTGGATCAACACCACCGTGACGTACCTTCAGACTCGCGCCGCCCGCAGCGACAAGGGCCAGACCGCGGTGGAGTACCTGGGAATCATCGCGGTGGTTGTCGCGATCGTGCTGGCGATCACGGGTACGGACATCGGCAAGTCGATCTTCGACGCGATCACGACGAAAATCACCGAGGTCACCGGCACCTGATGCGGCCCCGTAGGTACAGCGACGCAGGGCAGGCCTTCCCCATCTACATCACGGTGGTGGCGGGCCTGCTCTTTCTCGCGTTCGCCTACGTCGCGGTCGGCCAAGCCGCAGTGAACCGGGGCGGCGCCCAGACGGCCGCGGACGCGGCAGCGCTCGCGGCGGCCCAGGACACCCGGGATCAACTTGCGGGCAAGTGGGTGGCGGTCGTACTCGACCCGACCAAGTGGCAGGACATCTTCGACGGCATCGCAGAGGGGCTCACCCCCTCGTGCGGACGTGCCGACGAGCTCGCGGGGCAGAATGACGCTGGTGTCGGCAACTGCACCCAGACGGGGCCCCTGAGCTTCTCGGTCGAGGTCAAGACCAACAAGCCCGTCGGAGATTCGATCGTCCCCGGTACGGAGGGCATGTACTCGAAAGCCCATGCCACCGCCGTGATCGAGCCACTCTGTACGTTCCAACTCCCCGGTGAGGACGCCGGGGACAACGTGCTGCCGAAGCTCACCTGCAAGGACAGGGACTGGGACCTCGACCCGACGGATCTCGCCGACCTGCCTGGACCCGAGGATCTCTTCGACGTCCACCTGGCCGACTGACAAGCGAACGACGAGTGATGAAGGAAGCGGAGTCATGAGCATTCGGTTCACAACGAAGGCCCGCAAGGGGATGGTTGCGGCGACCGTCGCGGCCGGTCTGGCCCTCGGTATGGCCGGCTGCGGCGGAGGCGACGGCGACAAGAAGCCCGACGCGACGGCTTCCGCTTCCAAGGGCACTGGATCCAACCCGAGTGCTCAGGAAGGCCAGTCGGACGAGCCATTGGCCGAACTCAGGGGCTCGGACGGGCTGGTTCTCGATATCACCTCTGCGGAGCGGGACTCCGGAGGTTTCCTCACCGTCAACGCGGATCTGAAGAATGACGGAAGCAAGACGGCCATCATCTCTTCCCAGCTCACGGGTAACGAGACCGAGATCATGAAGAACGGCCAGTCCTTCGGTGGGGCCACGCTTGTGGACTCCAAGGGGAAGAAGCGCTACTACGTGCTGCGTGACACGGACGGGAGGCCGCTCACCACCACAGGCCTCACGACGATCAAGGCAGGCGACACAAAGGCCGTCTTCATACAGTTCCCGGCCCCCCCGTCGACCACCACCGAAGTCTCCTTCGAACTACCGACGTTCTCCGTCGCCACGATCAAGATCTCCGGGTGACGCGGCCGTGACCACCACTCCCCGTCTCGCCCTGGTCGTGACCGCCGCCACGATCATGGTCGCCGCGAACATCGTCGGCGCGGTGGCGGCACACGCCGACGACACCCCGAGCCCGAGCGTCCCACCGGGCACCGAGGCCTCGGCCTCCGCCCCGGTGACGGTCGACCCGAACGACCCGGACCTCAAACTCCCCGAGGGCGCGACGCTCGCCGACCCCAAGGTCCTGGACATCAAGTCGGTCGTGGAGGACCAGGGCGGTGAGGAACGCCGTGAGGACACCAACTCGGACGTCACCTTCGCCCTCCAGGCCGAGGTCCTCTTCAGCAAGGACAGTTCCAAGCTGAGCGCCGAGTCGAAGTCCCGTATCGACGCGATCGCCGAGGAGATCAAGAAGCAGAACGCGACCACGGTCCGCGTCTTCGGCTTCACCGACAACCTCGGCTCGTCGGCCCACGGCGACGTCCTGTCCAAGCAGCGCGCCGACGCCGTACAGGCCGTCCTGGACTCGGACTTGAACAACCCGAACATCACCTTCGAGGTGCGCGGCTACGGCGAGCAGTACCCGATCGCCGACAACTCGACGGAGGCCGGCCGCAAGAAGAACCGAAGGGTCGAGGTGACGTTCCCGCGCACGGGGAGCTGACCGTTTCCTCCGCCTCGACGTGGCAATGGGAAGATCCGGGCCGCCTATGGCCTCCGCAAGGCCTGGCGCCGGCCGTTGGAACCGGCCCGGACCTTCCCGTCTTCCCACCTCACAGCTTGCCGAAGACCACTCCCCGCCAGGTCCAACCGGACCTGAGCACGGTGTCGCGCAGGGGCTCGCGCATTTCGGCGCTGTCGAAACGGAAGGTCTCCGCCGCCTCAAGGTGACCGTCGGCCCCACGCCCGAGGGTCCAACGACGGCTGACGGTCCGGCTGGGTCCGCGTGTGTACGCCGAAGTCTTCTGGAGCCTCGTCGGAGTACCGACTCGACTCAGCTCCCACTGTTCCTCAAGGGCGCGTACCTCGTGCTCCTTGTGGTCCAGGCGCATCCGGATCTGGACGGTGTGACTGATCTGGGACCGGACGAAGACCTGCTGCCAGGCCGGTTCGGTCAACCGCCACTCCGCGAGCAGGTCGCACCGCTCGCCGCCGCCGTAACGGATGACGTAGGGAACCTCGGGCCGGTTGAGCCCGAACAATGCCTCCCGCAAGTCCTGCCCCGGGACCGGCGACACCCCCTCGGGTGGGTGCTGGGTGCCAGTGAGCTTGTCGAAGAGTCCCATGAGGCCAACCTATGAAGGCCGGTGCGGCGGCACAAGCGTCGTCCCCACCCGCGAAACTACGGAGTCACACCCTCGCCCGGACGGATGGTTCGCACCACGCTCCGGAAGTCGTCCAGCAGAGCGAGATGCCGTGACGCGGTGGAGGTGAGCATCAGGCGTATCACGACCCGCGTGTGGGGATCGTTGACGTCGAGCAGAGAAAGGTACACCTGCGACTGGAGGAGGTCGTGGCTTCGCTGAGCCAGGACGACCGAGAAGGCCAGGGTCTGCGTGAGGCCAGGAGCATCTGCGGAGCCGGTCTCACGTCGGTCGATGACCCTGATCGACGTGACGGATTCGCTCATGAGACCCACCGACTCGTCGGCGATGCGGGGCAGCGTCGTCGTGTCGGGACGGTACTCGCCGTCGACGGTGATGTTCGGGGTGAAGCCGGCGTCCGACAGCAGATGGACGGCGACGAACGCCGCGCCGGGTGCGCCGACTTCGTCCGGAGGCACGGCTCGCCAGCCTTGAGGTACATCGAACTGGATCGGGATCGGCAGGGTCGTCGGCATCGAGAGGTTTCCTTCCTCCGAAGGCGCATCCGCGGCGCCGAGCCACGTGAGCGACGCTTCAGAGTGCTTCGGTGATGGTTTCAGAACACGCTGGTGACCGCCTGCCCGAACGAACTCACACCATGACCCACGGCGTCGGCCAGGTCGCCTGCGGTGTGGACGACCTTGTCCGGGTCGACGGTGAAGTCGAAGCCCACTTCCCCGCCAAGGGCGGGAGAGAGACCGACTTTGGTGCTGAATTCCCACACGTCTTCGTTGTTCTTGCCAAGGTCCAGGCTTGCCTCGGCACCGGGACCGGCCCACCCCTCGGAGGAGAAGCCCGCCGACACTCCGCCGAGATCCGCACCGAACTCGCCGCCGCCCTTGGCACCCGCGAAGGCGTTGCCACCCACGTGCACACCCTCTTTGTCACCCCCCGTATTCGCGTTGGCCTCGGCACCCGCCGTGGCCTCGGCCTTGGCGGAGACGCCGAGCGGGCCGACATTGACGCTGCCCTCGGACGAGCCCGCAGCCCCCGCGAAGGCGCTCGCGTCTCCTTCCGCGCCGTTTCGGGTGATGCCGCCGCTGGCTGAGCCCTTGGCACCCGCGTAGGCATCGGCCTTTCCGTCGAGTGTCCACGGCCCTCTGGTGAGCGAGCCCTCGGCGCTCGCGCTGCCCAGGTCGGCGTGTGCCTCTGCCTCGCCGAGTTTGCCGGATGCGATGTCCGGCCCCTCTGCGCTCGCCCCGGCGCCGAGGCCGGACGTCTCTGTCTTGCCCTCGGATTTCCAACCGTCGGGTTTGGTCCGGGCGGCTTCGCGCCTGGCCTCGTCCTCATAGGTCTTGATGTTGCCGTGAGCTTGGCTGTTGAAGCCAGTCAGCGTGCCGTCACTGAGATCGGAGTCGATCACCACCCGAGTGAGGGCATTCTCGACCTCGGTGTCGGTGTCGCTCACCGCCTTCACGAGCCGATTGATCTCCGCCTGCCATGAGGCGACAGCCTTGCCCACTGTCTGCTGGTAGTCGGGGTCGTGGTGCAAGGCCGTGCGTTCGCCCTCGCTCAGCTTCGTGGTGTCGTAGGAGACCAGACCTTGCTCGGAGACCGCCATGCCCGCCTTGACAGCATCCTCTCGGGCGGACTCCAGTTTCTTTCGGAGACCCGTGAAGTCCGTGTGGGCCTCACGGAGTAGTGAGGCCAGTGCCTTGGCCTCGATCTGTGCGGCCTGGAACTGCTTGAGCGTGGTGTCGAAGCGTCCGCTCGCCGCGTCCGCGCTCAACCCCGACCAGCCCGGACTCAGGGTGATGCCGTATACGTCCCGCCGGTAGGCGGACTCCTGTTTGTGGAGCTCCTTCGCCATCCCGTCCCAGCGCTCTGAGGCTGTTGTGAGCGCGGACAGATCGGTCGTCATGATCTCGTGATACGCCGGCATGGATTTCCCGTTGTCATTGCCAAGCTGTCTGCGAGTCGAGGCCGCGGCCCAACTGAGCACCGTGGCTTGCCCGTCAGTACCCAGAGAGTGCCGACACCGCGTTCGTGTCCGACCCGACCTGGAAGTCCGTGGTCTGCAATGTGGTGTTGGTGCTGCGCAGTGCCGCCTTGTCCGAGCCGAGCCTGTTCATCAGGTTCGTCACTTGCTCGCCCCAGGCCGTGTGCGCCCTTTTCAGTGCTCCCGAGGTGCGCCATCCGTCGCGGAACGCCTTGACCGCCCCGTTGGTTTCCGTGTCCGCGTGGCCTGCGGCTTTGCGCGTGTCGGGCTCGATGTGCTGCTCAATGGCGTTGGCCGCCGCCTGTTTCTGGGCCGGTGAGGAAACGAGGTTCTTCTGGCCCTCGGGCAGTCCCTGAGCGGTCGGGGAGCCTCCGATATCGCCCGGTATCTGGTTCAGTTGCATCCCGACGGGTTGTGCTGTCGCGCTGTTGTTCGGACCTGCCTCTGTCATCAGCCGCACCCCCTCGCGTTGCCGCTTTCCAGCGCTGGCCCGGCGTTCGTCCCGACTGCACCGATCCGATCGTCGCCGTCACGGCTGTGTTCCCTCGCCCATATTAAGGAATCGGACTCAACTGTCTTTGGATGCTGGCTAGTTCGAGGCCGGAGAAGCTTTGTCATCGGCCTTGAAATCGTAGTGGATCTGGCCGCCGCTGACAGAGGTGACCTTGACCGTCACGCCCAAGGTGCTGCCGTCGTCCGCCGTGAGCGTGCAGCGCGAGGTGGTACCGACCTTGCCGACGAGGTCCTCGGGGCAGGAGACGTCCGGTTTCGACTGTCCTGTGGCGGCGGCGAGCTTTTCGGAGAGCGTGCTGGAAAGCTTGTCCGCGGAGAGCTTCGGCGGCGTGGACTTCTTGACCTCGACGGAAGCTGAGCAGCCCAACAGCAGCGTGCCGGCCGCGATGGCCGCGAGGATCGACAGGCCTGTGGTCGTCGGGACTTTGAACATCGTGTACTCCTGGTCGGCCGGTCGGGTGGGAAGACCGGAAGAGCATACGAGTCGCGGTGCTGCCAGGCGCGATCGGTCTCGGCGGACGGCTCGAACTCCGTCTCGCAGAAGCAAGTGCCCTGAATCGGAAGGTTGTTCATTACATCGGGGCAGCTTCGCCCCGGGGCACGCTCGAATGCACTCCCTACAGCAGGTGGTCCGCTTTCCCCGCCTTGATGTCCCGGATGAGGGTACCGAGCGCATCGCGGCTGTCGGTGAGGTACTGGTCCTCCTGCCCGGCGACCGCGATGTAGGCGTTGCCGTCGTCATCGGTGCCTATGCGGAAGCAGTTGTTGCCCTCCCCGCAGTACGGGGCTTCCCAGTTGATGCCGGTCATAGTGGCTTCCTCAGAGTTCGCGGGCGACCTTGCGGATGAGATCGCGCGAGGCCGTCGGGGACAGCGCCGCGTTGTCCATCCACTCCAAGTGGGCACGGTACTTGGTGAGCTGAGCTTCCGCGCCGGTGAATTCCGGCCCATGCGCGGAGTCCAGCTGCACGGTGTCGAGTTGGGGCACGGCCCCGTCCGCGTACAGCAGCGCGTGCCCCGCCCCCGGGAAGCCGCCGACGCTGGTGGGGATGATCCGTACGTCGATGGAGTCACGCTCGGACTGTGCGGCCAGGTGCTCCAGTTGCTGCCGAGTCGCCT from Streptomyces sp. NBC_01478 includes the following:
- a CDS encoding pilus assembly protein TadG-related protein, whose amino-acid sequence is MRPRRYSDAGQAFPIYITVVAGLLFLAFAYVAVGQAAVNRGGAQTAADAAALAAAQDTRDQLAGKWVAVVLDPTKWQDIFDGIAEGLTPSCGRADELAGQNDAGVGNCTQTGPLSFSVEVKTNKPVGDSIVPGTEGMYSKAHATAVIEPLCTFQLPGEDAGDNVLPKLTCKDRDWDLDPTDLADLPGPEDLFDVHLAD
- a CDS encoding response regulator transcription factor, whose product is MPDHTTPHPGAPQPPPNPFPDFPQPAPTSVLRVVVVDDNPVVRAGLTALLSGRADITVVAEAADGREAYEAAHLHRPDVVLLDVRMPGVDGISALPYLVRIAPVVMLTYSRESEIVQEALRRGAGGYLVHGEFTADELVAAVRDIRQGRAHFTPSAAGALLAQLRQQQAAGSLPEGLGSYESQLSANAHGIEPSTARPSLTSAKTLSQLQPNVGQLSSDRSRFQLSAREAEIMDHIASGMTNQQIAATCFISEKTVKNHINRIFAKLHSTSRSEAAAKWLGTTPGSARGLG
- a CDS encoding DUF4333 domain-containing protein, which codes for MFKVPTTTGLSILAAIAAGTLLLGCSASVEVKKSTPPKLSADKLSSTLSEKLAAATGQSKPDVSCPEDLVGKVGTTSRCTLTADDGSTLGVTVKVTSVSGGQIHYDFKADDKASPASN
- a CDS encoding Flp family type IVb pilin, with the translated sequence MSNWINTTVTYLQTRAARSDKGQTAVEYLGIIAVVVAIVLAITGTDIGKSIFDAITTKITEVTGT
- a CDS encoding OmpA family protein, which produces MTTTPRLALVVTAATIMVAANIVGAVAAHADDTPSPSVPPGTEASASAPVTVDPNDPDLKLPEGATLADPKVLDIKSVVEDQGGEERREDTNSDVTFALQAEVLFSKDSSKLSAESKSRIDAIAEEIKKQNATTVRVFGFTDNLGSSAHGDVLSKQRADAVQAVLDSDLNNPNITFEVRGYGEQYPIADNSTEAGRKKNRRVEVTFPRTGS